Within the Achromobacter spanius genome, the region ATCTGTGTATTGCTCGAATGCCGCGTAGCCGGCATGCCGGGGCGCATCCTCGGCATCTGGCACCGGTTGCACCGGTGGCGTGGCCAGCATGGCCTGGCTCGATGCGTCTGGGACGGTCCTGTCCAAGGCGACCCCGTCTGAGGCGACCCCGTCTTTGGTGCCTGCGAAGACGAGCGCAGCAGGATAAATACCGCCATGCACCCGGCCTGCCGCATGCAGCGGTGCCAGCGACTCGGCCAGCTCGGCGATGATGCGCGTGACCTCGTCCTGGCGCTTGCGGCCCGGCGGCAAGCGGATCAGCGCATCCAGGCGCGAGTCGCCCGGCGGGACCGGGATGCCTGCATCGGGCGGCATGATGGAAGCAGTAGTCATGCGCGTTCCTCCAGGGTCTATCAGGCTCATGGCCGCCACGTCGGCAGCGACGAGAACAGCCTGGCGAACAAGGTAGCGTTCAGCGCACCGCCGTGCACATAGGTTTGCAAGGCCGCGCCATCCGCCTGGTTGGTCCACCAATAGCTGGTGTGCGAACTGGGGTTGAAGCAGAAAGGCAGGTCGGGCCACGCATTCAAGGCGCGCCGCGCCAAGGGCGCTGATTCCTGTTCAAGCCCCGCGCGCAAGATGTCCATGATGTCGTTGCCCGCTCGCGGCGCGGCAGGGCTAGACGCCGCGGCAGGCATGCGAACCTGCTGCAGGCTGCGGTCAAACTGTTCCGGCGCGCAGCCGTGGCGCACGGCCGCCAGCATGCTGGCGCCCACTTGACGGTAGTAGTCACTGGCGCCGTCCAGCATGCTGCTGTGATATTGCGCGGGCGGCAGCGCCACGACCACGCACAAGGGGTAGCCGCGCCCCACGCGGTCGCGGCTTGGCGTGATGCAGCCCAGTTGCGCCACGCCCGCGCCGGGCCCGGCGGGAATCGCGAAATTCCAGATCGGGGCGGACGCAAAGCTGCGCGCCGCCGCGGCGTCCGGCGCGTGCTTCAACGCCACCAGCCCAAACTGCAACCAGTGATCCCACCACGCGATCAGTTCGCGCGGCAAACGCCGGTGTACGAAGTCGCCCGCCGCCGGGATCTTGCCGTACCACCCTACCTGTCCGCTCTCCACTCCTAGGTCCATGTCTATGTCCTGGTCACGACGCGCCGGGGCAGGCAAAAGCCTGCATCTCGGCTAGATGAAAAGGGCTTTTGACGCTGCTGGCGGTGATCTCCAGCACCACCTTGCGCCCGCCCAGATCGAAGGTGGCCAAGGTGATTTCCGGCGACGCGCCGCGCCGCAACTGGGCGCGGTCCAGCATCCGGTTCAGCGCCCACGGGCCCGACGTCGTCATGCCCGCCGCGCCAACCTGCGGGGTCAACTCGATACGCACCTGATTGCTGCCCCGGGGCCCCGGCCATTGCACCGTGGTCGCCACCTGCGGGCCATGCGCGTAACGCACCGACTGGCCGTCCACGTCCATCACGAACTGCGTGATGCTTGCGTCCATCTCCACCGGCCGGATCGCCACGCGATACGACGGCAAGGGGTTGCCCGCCATGAAGTACACATCGCGGATGACGCCCGCTCGCTGGAACGCATCCAGCGTGGCCGAGCTGCCGCCCGACCGGCCATCGACCCCGGGCTTGAAACGCCAGCGTGGCCCGGACACGTCGATCTGCGTCGCCAGGTTCTTCTGAAAGAAGTCGTCCATCAGCCCGTTGGGCGCGAACAACCGCGCCATGTCGTTGGGCGCCACGTCGCGCGTGGAGCGGCTGGAAAACGGATAGCGTCCCGCCACCGACTGGCCGCAGAACACGCCGATGGTGGCGGAAACGGTCTCGCCCATGCGCGCGCGGGCCACATCGGACACCTCGCCCGACGCGTTCACCGACAAGGCATTGAGCACATCGCGCAAGGGTCCGGGCAAGCGTCCGGCTTCGGCACGCAGCTTGGTCACCGAATCCGAACTGGGAGTGGGGCTGCCGCTGCGCAACGCCGCGTCCGCCGCCGTCAGATAGGTGTAGAGCTCATTGATCAGGCCCGTGGTGGCGGCGATGGGTGGCGCGGCGCCGCCCGCGCCGCC harbors:
- the tagF gene encoding type VI secretion system-associated protein TagF; translated protein: MDLGVESGQVGWYGKIPAAGDFVHRRLPRELIAWWDHWLQFGLVALKHAPDAAAARSFASAPIWNFAIPAGPGAGVAQLGCITPSRDRVGRGYPLCVVVALPPAQYHSSMLDGASDYYRQVGASMLAAVRHGCAPEQFDRSLQQVRMPAAASSPAAPRAGNDIMDILRAGLEQESAPLARRALNAWPDLPFCFNPSSHTSYWWTNQADGAALQTYVHGGALNATLFARLFSSLPTWRP